The following proteins are co-located in the Microbulbifer sp. VAAF005 genome:
- the mutT gene encoding 8-oxo-dGTP diphosphatase MutT: MSKVVHVAVGVVTRGDGKILIARRPDHLHMGGRWEFPGGKVEVGESVQEALYRELLEEVAIEVQELQPLVEIRHDYPEKTVLLDTWQVTQFTGEALGREKQEIKWVSAGELDNFHFPDANQAIIEAVKGSFS, from the coding sequence GTGAGTAAGGTTGTCCATGTTGCTGTTGGTGTAGTAACCCGAGGGGACGGCAAGATCCTGATTGCCCGCCGCCCCGACCATTTGCATATGGGAGGGCGCTGGGAATTTCCCGGTGGCAAGGTGGAAGTTGGTGAGTCTGTGCAGGAGGCGCTCTATAGGGAGCTACTTGAAGAAGTGGCCATTGAAGTACAGGAGTTGCAGCCTCTGGTAGAAATTCGTCACGATTACCCTGAAAAAACCGTGCTGCTGGATACTTGGCAGGTAACGCAGTTCACGGGTGAGGCCCTAGGACGAGAGAAGCAGGAAATCAAGTGGGTGTCTGCTGGGGAGCTGGATAACTTCCACTTCCCCGATGCCAATCAAGCAATTATTGAAGCGGTAAAAGGGAGTTTCTCCTAA
- the argJ gene encoding bifunctional glutamate N-acetyltransferase/amino-acid acetyltransferase ArgJ produces MPELSILVVEGVRLASVPARIKDWERNDLLLVELAEGTSVAATFTQNTFCAAPVAVAKEHIAKGEVRALVVNAGNANAATGVRGLADARATCEAVADALKISAEQVLPFSTGVIGEHLPMERLLAAIPGSAGQLDPAGWELAAESIMTTDTRPKIASRKLMINGEEIAVVGIAKGSGMIQPNMATMLAYVATDAGVAQPLLDQMVREVVGASFNRISVDGDTSTNDACVLMATGARGEMISSSENTGYLELYKAISEIHIELAQTIVRDGEGATKFVTVQVDGALSSEEALAVAFEVGDSPLVKTALYASDPNWGRLVMAIGNAIQGELDTDKVEIFLDDVQVVSAGGRAPGYQEQAGERVFSKPEFTIRIELGRGASSEHIWTCDFSHEYVTINAEYRT; encoded by the coding sequence ATGCCTGAATTATCCATACTCGTTGTCGAAGGGGTTCGCCTCGCCAGTGTACCCGCCAGGATCAAAGACTGGGAACGCAATGACCTGTTGTTGGTTGAGCTTGCTGAAGGAACTTCAGTTGCAGCCACTTTTACCCAGAATACTTTTTGTGCGGCTCCAGTAGCGGTGGCCAAAGAGCATATCGCCAAAGGAGAAGTGCGAGCCCTGGTGGTTAATGCCGGCAATGCCAATGCCGCTACTGGGGTAAGGGGGCTGGCGGATGCCCGGGCTACTTGCGAGGCGGTGGCAGATGCACTGAAGATTTCTGCCGAACAAGTATTGCCTTTTAGTACAGGTGTCATTGGTGAGCACTTGCCGATGGAGAGGTTACTCGCTGCTATCCCGGGGTCTGCTGGACAGCTTGATCCCGCCGGGTGGGAATTGGCGGCCGAGTCCATTATGACTACGGACACCCGGCCAAAGATTGCAAGTCGCAAGTTAATGATTAATGGTGAAGAGATTGCCGTTGTCGGTATAGCCAAAGGTTCCGGCATGATCCAGCCGAACATGGCTACCATGCTCGCCTATGTCGCCACTGATGCCGGTGTGGCGCAACCCCTGCTAGATCAAATGGTACGCGAAGTTGTCGGGGCCTCATTTAATCGGATTAGCGTAGATGGAGATACCTCGACGAATGATGCTTGTGTTTTGATGGCCACAGGTGCTCGGGGGGAGATGATCAGCAGCTCTGAGAACACTGGCTACCTGGAGCTGTATAAAGCAATTTCGGAAATTCATATAGAGCTGGCCCAGACCATTGTCAGGGACGGTGAGGGGGCGACCAAGTTTGTTACCGTACAAGTGGATGGCGCGCTCAGCAGTGAAGAGGCCTTGGCAGTAGCTTTTGAAGTCGGTGATTCTCCGCTTGTGAAAACTGCACTTTATGCTTCAGACCCTAACTGGGGTCGGCTGGTTATGGCGATCGGCAATGCTATCCAAGGCGAGTTAGACACCGATAAGGTGGAGATTTTCCTCGATGATGTACAGGTGGTAAGTGCCGGTGGGCGCGCACCTGGATATCAAGAGCAGGCTGGAGAGCGGGTATTTTCAAAACCCGAATTTACAATCCGTATAGAGCTGGGTCGAGGTGCCAGTAGTGAGCACATCTGGACCTGTGACTTCTCTCACGAGTATGTCACCATCAACGCAGAATATCGGACTTGA
- the secA gene encoding preprotein translocase subunit SecA: protein MIGKLIKSVFGSKNDRELKRMRRVVGKINALEEDFQKLDDAGLRAKTDEFRQRLADGEKLDQILPEAFAAVREAGRRAMGMRHFDVQLIGGMTLHEGRIAEMRTGEGKTLVATLPAYLNALEGKGVHIVTVNDYLASRDANWMRPVYEFLGMTVGVIVSQQPPEEKKAAYEADITYGTNNEFGFDYLRDNMVLRKEDRTQRPQNFAIVDEVDSILIDEARTPLIISGAAEDSSHLYMAMNKLVPQLERAEEGGEGHYTVDEKTRQVELTEQGHLLIEDLLSRSGLMKEDQSLYAPGNLGLLHHVHAALRAHVLFNRDVDYIVQNGQVVLIDEHTGRTMPGRRLSEGLHQALEAKESVQIQSESQTLASTTFQNLFRFYPKLAGMTGTADTEAFEFQQIYGLDVVVIPTNKQIQREDLNDLVYLSQEEKMEAIIEDVKHCREKQAPILVGTASIETSEEMSRKLQKAGIKHQVLNAKYHEREAQIIAQAGRPGAVTIATNMAGRGTDIVLGGNWEAEAAALAQEKGSELTEAELAQVKEDWNKRHEQVIAAGGLHIIGTERHESRRIDNQLRGRAGRQGDPGVTRFYLSLEDNLMRIFASDRVKNFMQMLGMERGEAIEHRMVSNAIEKAQRRVEGRNFDIRKQLLEYDDVANDQRQVIYGQRNELLEAEVISDTISAIREDVVDGIVSGSIPPQSVEEQWDIPALEQQLSGELGIQLPVQQWLDEDRTLHEESLRKKITVAAQEAYAAKVSRIGESSGDANLMPTIERQIMLQVLDQLWKEHLSSMDHLRAGIGLRAYANKNPKQEFKRESFHLFQSMLENLKHEVVRILAHVEPMTREQAEEMEQRRLEEQRRQQLELQHAQASALPESESKEQQPAAPAPERRGPKVGRNDPCPCGSGKKYKQCHGKLASSTQS from the coding sequence ATGATTGGCAAACTGATTAAATCGGTCTTTGGTTCAAAAAATGACCGCGAGCTGAAGCGCATGCGACGCGTCGTGGGAAAGATCAACGCTTTGGAAGAGGATTTCCAGAAGCTTGACGATGCAGGCCTGCGGGCTAAAACGGATGAGTTTAGGCAGCGACTCGCTGACGGGGAAAAACTCGATCAAATCCTGCCTGAGGCGTTTGCGGCGGTGCGTGAAGCGGGTCGCCGGGCCATGGGTATGCGCCACTTCGATGTTCAGCTGATCGGCGGGATGACCCTGCATGAAGGGCGTATTGCAGAAATGCGTACCGGTGAAGGTAAAACCCTGGTTGCAACCCTGCCGGCCTATCTGAATGCACTTGAAGGTAAGGGCGTTCATATTGTTACGGTGAACGATTACCTTGCTTCGCGGGATGCCAATTGGATGCGCCCGGTGTATGAATTCCTGGGCATGACAGTGGGAGTTATTGTTTCCCAGCAGCCACCGGAAGAAAAGAAAGCGGCCTATGAGGCTGACATTACTTACGGCACTAATAACGAATTCGGTTTTGATTACCTGCGTGACAACATGGTGTTGCGCAAAGAGGACCGTACCCAGCGCCCTCAGAACTTCGCTATTGTCGATGAGGTGGATTCCATCCTGATCGATGAGGCGCGTACTCCGCTAATCATTTCTGGAGCCGCCGAAGACTCGTCCCACCTTTATATGGCAATGAATAAGTTGGTTCCCCAGCTGGAGCGTGCCGAAGAAGGTGGGGAGGGGCACTACACCGTTGATGAAAAGACTCGCCAGGTTGAGCTGACGGAACAGGGCCACTTGTTGATCGAAGACCTGTTGTCACGCAGCGGGTTGATGAAGGAAGACCAGTCCCTTTACGCCCCAGGGAACCTGGGCCTGTTGCACCACGTGCACGCCGCCCTGCGCGCGCATGTACTGTTTAATCGCGATGTGGATTACATCGTGCAGAATGGCCAGGTGGTGTTAATTGATGAGCACACCGGCCGGACCATGCCGGGTCGCCGTCTCTCCGAAGGCCTGCACCAGGCGCTGGAAGCAAAAGAGAGTGTGCAGATTCAGAGTGAGAGCCAGACCCTCGCTTCTACAACATTCCAGAACCTGTTCCGCTTCTACCCCAAACTTGCGGGAATGACCGGTACAGCGGATACAGAAGCGTTTGAATTCCAGCAAATTTATGGCCTGGACGTGGTGGTGATCCCCACCAATAAGCAAATTCAACGTGAAGATCTCAATGACCTGGTTTACCTAAGCCAGGAAGAGAAGATGGAAGCGATTATTGAGGATGTGAAGCACTGTCGCGAAAAGCAGGCTCCAATCCTTGTAGGTACCGCTTCTATCGAAACCTCTGAAGAAATGTCCCGCAAGTTGCAAAAGGCGGGAATTAAGCACCAGGTTCTCAACGCGAAATACCACGAGCGCGAAGCACAGATTATCGCCCAGGCGGGTCGCCCGGGTGCAGTGACTATCGCTACCAATATGGCTGGTCGCGGTACCGACATTGTTCTCGGCGGTAATTGGGAGGCTGAAGCGGCAGCCCTGGCCCAGGAGAAGGGTAGTGAGCTGACCGAAGCGGAGCTCGCACAAGTCAAGGAAGATTGGAATAAGCGCCACGAGCAGGTGATCGCTGCGGGCGGTCTGCATATTATCGGTACTGAGCGCCATGAGTCCCGCCGTATTGATAACCAGCTGCGAGGCCGTGCAGGACGTCAGGGTGACCCGGGTGTTACTCGTTTTTACTTATCCCTGGAAGATAACCTTATGCGCATCTTCGCCTCCGACCGGGTGAAGAATTTTATGCAGATGCTGGGAATGGAGCGCGGTGAGGCGATTGAGCACCGCATGGTTTCCAACGCTATCGAAAAAGCCCAGCGCCGTGTTGAAGGCCGCAACTTTGATATTCGCAAGCAGTTGTTGGAATACGATGACGTGGCCAATGACCAGCGCCAGGTGATTTACGGCCAGCGCAATGAGCTGCTAGAAGCTGAGGTTATCAGTGATACCATCTCTGCCATTCGCGAAGATGTGGTTGACGGCATTGTCTCCGGTTCTATCCCCCCCCAGAGCGTGGAAGAACAGTGGGATATTCCAGCCCTGGAGCAGCAGCTCTCTGGCGAATTGGGTATCCAGTTGCCGGTTCAGCAGTGGCTCGATGAAGATCGCACTCTGCACGAAGAGAGCCTGCGGAAAAAGATTACTGTCGCCGCGCAGGAAGCCTATGCTGCAAAAGTTTCCCGTATTGGTGAATCTTCCGGTGATGCCAATCTGATGCCGACTATCGAGCGTCAGATTATGCTGCAAGTATTGGATCAGTTGTGGAAGGAGCACCTTTCCAGCATGGACCACTTGCGTGCGGGTATTGGTTTGCGGGCTTACGCCAACAAAAACCCCAAGCAGGAATTCAAGCGCGAGTCTTTCCACCTGTTCCAGAGCATGCTGGAGAACCTCAAGCATGAAGTGGTGCGTATTCTTGCCCACGTAGAGCCGATGACTCGTGAGCAAGCGGAAGAGATGGAGCAGCGTCGCCTGGAAGAGCAGCGCAGGCAGCAGCTTGAGCTGCAACACGCTCAAGCTTCGGCGCTTCCAGAAAGTGAGTCCAAGGAGCAGCAGCCGGCTGCCCCGGCACCGGAGCGTCGCGGTCCTAAAGTCGGGCGTAATGATCCCTGCCCCTGTGGTTCCGGGAAAAAGTACAAGCAGTGTCACGGCAAGCTGGCTTCCTCTACCCAGAGCTAA
- a CDS encoding A24 family peptidase, whose product MLDVLQNHLALLIGSAFILGLLIGSFLNVVILRLPVMMEREYKRDFYSYFDTKPTAQEQKELNKPFNLILPHSHCPKCQVEIKPWQNIPVISYLFLRGKCGSCGTAISKRYPMVELVTGILTAIVVWQLGFTWQALAGCFFTWALVALTGIDFDKQLLPDSITLPLLWAGLLINIWGAFTSLQDAVIGAISGYLSLWLVFHIFKIVTGKEGMGAGDFKILAAIGAWFGWQVLPMVILLSAAVGAAAGISWSIAAGRDRNLPIAFGPHLAGAGWIAMLWGDQIMSWYFNISGLSS is encoded by the coding sequence ATGTTAGACGTACTCCAGAATCATCTAGCGCTGCTCATAGGCAGCGCCTTTATTTTAGGCCTCTTAATAGGCAGCTTCCTTAACGTCGTAATCCTGCGCCTCCCCGTTATGATGGAACGGGAATATAAGCGGGATTTCTATAGCTATTTTGATACAAAGCCCACTGCCCAAGAGCAAAAAGAGTTAAATAAGCCTTTTAACCTGATACTCCCTCACTCCCACTGCCCCAAGTGCCAGGTTGAGATTAAGCCCTGGCAAAATATCCCCGTCATTAGCTACCTTTTCCTTCGCGGAAAATGCGGTTCTTGCGGTACTGCTATTTCCAAGCGTTACCCAATGGTGGAATTGGTAACTGGTATTCTGACTGCCATTGTTGTTTGGCAGTTGGGCTTCACTTGGCAGGCATTAGCTGGATGCTTCTTTACTTGGGCTCTCGTTGCTCTAACAGGTATCGATTTTGACAAACAGCTGCTTCCAGACAGCATTACTCTACCGCTACTCTGGGCCGGTTTACTCATCAATATTTGGGGAGCTTTTACTTCTTTGCAGGACGCAGTCATCGGCGCTATCTCCGGCTATCTGTCACTGTGGCTGGTGTTCCATATCTTTAAGATTGTTACCGGTAAGGAAGGTATGGGGGCTGGGGATTTTAAAATCCTAGCAGCCATTGGCGCCTGGTTTGGCTGGCAAGTGCTGCCAATGGTCATCCTACTTTCCGCTGCTGTTGGCGCAGCTGCTGGAATTTCCTGGAGCATTGCCGCAGGGCGGGATCGCAACTTGCCCATCGCCTTTGGCCCCCACCTTGCCGGAGCCGGCTGGATCGCCATGCTTTGGGGTGATCAAATCATGAGCTGGTATTTCAATATCTCTGGTCTTAGCAGCTAA
- the lpxC gene encoding UDP-3-O-acyl-N-acetylglucosamine deacetylase: MIKQRTLKNAIRATGVGLHTGKKVVLTLKPAPVDTGIVFRRTDLDPVVEIEARAENVGDTLLSTTLEKGDVRIATVEHLLSAMAGLGIDNAVVELSAQEVPIMDGSAGPFVFLIQSAGIQEQAAPKKFLRIKKPVTVEDGDKVASFLPFNGFKVSFTIDFDHPVFQGRNLSSSVDFSSTSFVKEVSRARTFGFMHEIEYLRSKGLVQGGSVDNAIVIDQYRILNEGGLRYEDEFVKHKILDAIGDLYLLGTSLIGEFKAFKSGHALNNKSLRNLMAQEDAWEMVTFEGEQEEAPISYIKPILAV; this comes from the coding sequence ATGATCAAACAGCGCACGCTTAAGAATGCTATTCGCGCCACTGGCGTAGGTCTGCACACTGGCAAGAAAGTTGTACTTACCCTTAAACCAGCGCCCGTAGACACCGGTATCGTGTTCCGTAGAACCGATTTGGACCCGGTTGTTGAAATCGAGGCTCGTGCGGAAAATGTCGGCGACACTCTCCTTTCAACCACCCTGGAAAAGGGTGATGTTCGCATTGCTACGGTAGAGCACCTGCTCTCAGCAATGGCGGGTCTTGGCATTGATAACGCGGTTGTCGAGTTATCCGCGCAAGAAGTGCCCATTATGGATGGCAGTGCCGGCCCATTTGTATTTCTAATTCAATCCGCGGGCATCCAGGAGCAAGCAGCTCCGAAGAAATTCCTGCGAATCAAGAAGCCAGTAACTGTAGAGGATGGCGATAAGGTTGCCAGCTTCCTACCTTTTAATGGCTTTAAGGTGTCTTTTACAATCGACTTTGACCACCCGGTTTTCCAGGGGCGCAACCTGAGTTCATCCGTGGACTTTTCCAGTACCTCCTTTGTGAAGGAAGTGAGTCGCGCCCGTACCTTTGGCTTTATGCACGAGATTGAGTACTTGCGCTCTAAAGGCTTGGTTCAGGGCGGTTCCGTTGATAACGCAATTGTGATTGATCAGTACCGTATTCTGAATGAAGGCGGGTTGCGTTATGAAGACGAATTTGTGAAACATAAAATTCTGGATGCGATTGGCGATCTCTATCTTCTGGGGACCAGCCTGATTGGTGAGTTCAAGGCCTTTAAGTCTGGCCATGCGCTGAACAATAAATCCCTTCGCAACCTGATGGCTCAGGAGGATGCTTGGGAAATGGTCACCTTTGAAGGTGAGCAGGAAGAAGCACCGATCTCTTATATCAAACCTATTTTGGCAGTTTGA
- the yacG gene encoding DNA gyrase inhibitor YacG: MPKSSVTPTLNCPTCKKPIEWSNKFPFKPFCSERCKLIDLGEWASEGHKIPGESVYDDVLSDDLDPNKPRH, translated from the coding sequence ATGCCTAAATCCAGCGTAACGCCGACACTCAACTGCCCTACCTGCAAAAAGCCAATTGAATGGAGCAATAAGTTTCCCTTCAAACCTTTTTGTAGCGAACGTTGCAAGCTGATTGATCTCGGCGAATGGGCTAGTGAGGGACACAAGATTCCCGGGGAGTCAGTGTATGACGATGTGCTGAGTGATGACCTGGACCCGAACAAGCCCCGCCATTAA
- a CDS encoding M23 family metallopeptidase, which translates to MKVILVNERGATRSFNFGSLSKALLGLCLLSLPVGAFLLGANLPVTKTDLFDSRTAKAWSRALRKQQEEIAEADREAREQLAALTVKLAELQARLTRLDALGERLTSVANLDEGEFEFGSAPAIGGPEDPGIAGASELPYQPPEFLDVIGDLSHQIEDRQMQLNTLESLMANLKLEDEQFLAGRPISKGWMSSRYGYRTDPFTGRRTWHKGVDFAGKMGSDVVSVAAGVVTWADERHGYGQLVEINHGNGYSTRYGHNSELKVGLGDVVKRGQIIALMGSSGRSTGPHVHFEIYKNNRTVDPASYIRRTGR; encoded by the coding sequence ATGAAAGTAATCCTGGTTAATGAGCGCGGTGCGACTCGCAGCTTTAATTTTGGCAGTTTGAGCAAAGCCCTGTTGGGGTTGTGCTTGCTGAGCCTCCCTGTGGGTGCATTTCTGCTGGGGGCGAATTTACCGGTTACTAAAACTGACCTATTTGATTCCCGAACGGCCAAGGCCTGGAGTCGCGCACTGCGCAAACAGCAGGAAGAAATTGCTGAAGCAGATAGAGAGGCGCGGGAGCAGCTGGCAGCTCTTACCGTTAAGCTTGCGGAGTTGCAGGCACGTTTAACTCGCCTTGATGCACTGGGTGAGCGTTTAACCTCTGTTGCCAATCTCGATGAAGGAGAGTTTGAGTTTGGCAGTGCACCTGCTATTGGTGGGCCGGAAGACCCCGGAATCGCAGGTGCATCGGAGTTGCCGTATCAGCCACCGGAATTCCTGGATGTTATTGGAGATCTCTCTCATCAGATTGAAGATCGCCAGATGCAGCTGAACACACTCGAATCCCTGATGGCCAACCTCAAACTTGAGGACGAGCAGTTTTTGGCGGGCCGCCCGATCAGCAAGGGATGGATGTCTTCCCGTTATGGTTATCGCACCGATCCATTCACTGGCCGTAGGACTTGGCACAAGGGTGTGGATTTTGCTGGCAAGATGGGCTCCGATGTTGTTTCGGTAGCCGCTGGTGTTGTCACCTGGGCTGATGAGCGCCATGGCTATGGTCAGTTGGTAGAAATTAATCACGGCAATGGTTATTCAACCCGCTATGGGCACAATAGTGAGCTGAAAGTGGGATTGGGTGACGTGGTCAAGAGAGGGCAAATTATTGCCCTGATGGGTTCCAGTGGCCGTTCTACCGGGCCCCATGTTCACTTTGAGATATATAAGAACAACCGCACGGTTGATCCAGCTAGCTATATCCGCCGCACAGGCAGATAA
- the ftsZ gene encoding cell division protein FtsZ: protein MFELVDSVQDKPVIKVIGVGGGGGNAVKHMIANDVEGVDFICANTDAQALKDVEARTILQLGNTITRGLGAGANPDIGRQSALEDRDRIAEVLTGADMVFITAGMGGGTGTGGAPIVAEIAKELGILTVAVVTRPFKIEGRKRTVVAEEGILELRDKVDSLITIPNDRLLEVLGSKITMKSAYKEADNVLLGAVQGIADLMIRPGIMNVDFADVRTVMSEMGMAMMGSGSAVGENRAREAAEKAVRSPLLDNVNLAGARGILVNIITGSEEAGCQELTLGEYSEVGEIVQEIASDEATVVIGTAVDDKLGDEMRVTVVAAGLGEGTPAARPAKVVDNTRRPEPREPVRETREARDSHTAHAGHSSAGLASREAIDPRPRTEAERPKRPAPALNPADADMEYLDIPAFLRRQAD from the coding sequence ATGTTCGAACTAGTTGATAGCGTACAGGATAAGCCTGTCATCAAGGTGATTGGTGTCGGCGGCGGTGGTGGTAATGCTGTTAAGCATATGATCGCCAATGATGTTGAGGGTGTAGATTTTATCTGTGCAAATACAGATGCACAGGCCCTCAAAGATGTTGAGGCCCGCACTATCCTGCAACTGGGTAACACAATTACACGCGGTTTGGGCGCAGGGGCAAACCCGGATATTGGCCGTCAGTCCGCACTTGAAGATCGCGATCGCATTGCTGAGGTATTAACCGGTGCGGATATGGTATTCATCACTGCCGGTATGGGCGGTGGTACCGGTACCGGTGGTGCGCCGATTGTCGCTGAGATTGCAAAAGAACTGGGTATCCTTACCGTTGCTGTGGTTACTCGCCCATTTAAGATCGAAGGGCGCAAACGCACAGTTGTAGCTGAAGAGGGTATCCTCGAGCTGCGTGATAAAGTTGATTCTCTGATTACTATCCCCAACGATCGTTTGCTGGAAGTACTCGGTAGCAAGATCACAATGAAATCTGCTTACAAAGAGGCAGATAACGTTTTATTGGGTGCTGTACAAGGCATTGCCGACCTGATGATTCGTCCGGGCATCATGAACGTGGACTTCGCCGATGTGCGCACCGTAATGTCTGAAATGGGCATGGCGATGATGGGGTCCGGTTCTGCCGTCGGTGAAAACCGTGCGCGCGAAGCGGCTGAGAAAGCCGTGCGAAGCCCGCTACTGGATAACGTCAACCTGGCAGGTGCTCGCGGTATCCTGGTGAATATCATCACCGGTAGCGAAGAGGCGGGCTGTCAGGAACTGACCCTGGGTGAGTACTCTGAAGTAGGTGAGATTGTCCAGGAAATCGCCTCCGATGAAGCTACTGTGGTTATCGGTACAGCGGTAGATGATAAGCTCGGTGATGAGATGCGGGTTACCGTTGTGGCCGCAGGTCTTGGCGAGGGTACTCCGGCAGCGCGTCCGGCAAAGGTAGTGGATAATACCCGCCGCCCTGAGCCTCGGGAGCCCGTTCGTGAAACCCGTGAGGCTCGCGATAGTCACACAGCTCATGCTGGTCACAGCTCTGCAGGGCTGGCAAGCCGCGAGGCCATTGATCCGCGCCCTCGTACTGAAGCGGAGCGCCCCAAGCGCCCGGCTCCTGCCTTGAATCCCGCTGATGCGGATATGGAGTACCTGGATATTCCAGCCTTCCTGCGCCGTCAGGCAGACTAG
- a CDS encoding type II secretion system F family protein yields MANAAAVTYIYKGVDSKGAKVEGEINGTSPALIKAQLRKQGIIANRVQKKPKPLFGGGKGKVKPVDIAIFTRQMATMMKAGVPLVQSFDIVADGSDNQALKELILKIRSEVASGTGFSEALRKHPVYFDDLFCNLVASGEQSGALETMLDRIATYKEKTESLKAKIKKAMTYPIAVIIVAVIVTSILLIKVVPQFAQTFAGFGADLPAFTLLVVNISEWMQANWFYALLSVIVGVGGTIEIKKRNKKVAEAFDRIMLRIPILGTITYNSIAARFARTMSTTFAAGVPLIDALKSVAGATGNCVYEEATLKIRDSVATGVPLNLAMRQSGLYPTMLIQMAAIGEESGALDEMLGKAADFYEEAVDNLVDNLTTLLEPMIMAVLGVLVGGLMIAMYLPIFNMGNVI; encoded by the coding sequence AAGGCGTAGATAGTAAGGGCGCAAAGGTCGAGGGTGAAATCAACGGAACCAGCCCTGCGCTAATTAAGGCCCAGCTTCGCAAGCAAGGGATTATCGCCAATCGCGTGCAGAAAAAGCCAAAACCTTTATTTGGCGGCGGTAAAGGTAAAGTAAAGCCTGTCGATATCGCCATATTTACTCGCCAAATGGCGACCATGATGAAAGCCGGTGTCCCTCTGGTGCAGAGCTTTGACATTGTTGCAGATGGCTCCGACAACCAAGCCCTTAAAGAGTTGATATTAAAAATTCGGAGTGAAGTTGCCTCTGGCACAGGGTTTTCCGAGGCACTCCGTAAACACCCCGTGTACTTCGATGATCTGTTTTGTAACCTGGTTGCCTCTGGTGAACAGTCTGGTGCCCTGGAAACTATGCTGGACAGGATTGCTACCTACAAGGAGAAAACCGAGTCTCTAAAGGCAAAGATCAAGAAGGCGATGACCTATCCTATCGCCGTCATTATTGTAGCTGTTATCGTCACATCCATTTTGCTGATTAAGGTTGTTCCTCAATTTGCACAAACTTTTGCGGGGTTTGGTGCAGACCTTCCCGCATTCACCCTCTTAGTGGTCAATATCTCAGAGTGGATGCAAGCCAACTGGTTTTATGCCCTGCTTTCCGTCATTGTTGGTGTCGGCGGTACGATTGAAATAAAGAAGCGTAATAAAAAAGTCGCTGAGGCTTTTGACAGGATTATGCTGCGTATTCCCATTCTTGGCACTATCACCTACAACTCAATTGCTGCCCGCTTTGCCAGAACCATGTCAACCACATTTGCAGCCGGTGTCCCCCTTATCGATGCACTCAAATCCGTTGCCGGAGCAACCGGCAACTGTGTTTATGAGGAGGCAACCCTAAAAATAAGGGACTCAGTTGCTACCGGTGTACCCCTTAACTTGGCGATGCGACAATCTGGCCTTTACCCCACCATGTTGATTCAAATGGCTGCAATTGGTGAAGAGTCCGGCGCTCTCGATGAGATGCTGGGTAAAGCTGCAGACTTTTACGAAGAAGCAGTAGACAACCTGGTGGATAATCTTACTACCTTGTTAGAACCGATGATCATGGCTGTTCTGGGTGTCCTTGTCGGTGGCCTGATGATCGCAATGTACCTCCCAATATTTAATATGGGTAATGTAATCTAA